The following proteins are encoded in a genomic region of Streptococcus equi subsp. equi:
- the rpoB gene encoding DNA-directed RNA polymerase subunit beta: protein MAGHDVQYGKHRTRRSFSRIKEVLDLPNLIEIQTDSFQDFLDSGLKEVFEDVLPISNFTDTMELEFVGYEFKEPKYTLEEARIHDASYSAPIFVTFRLINKETGEIKTQEVFFGDFPIMTEMGTFIINGGERIIVSQLVRSPGVYFNDKVDKNGKVGYGSTVIPNRGAWLELETDSKDIAYTRIDRTRKIPFTTLVRALGFSGDDEIIDIFGDSELVRNTIEKDIHKNQSDSRTDEALKEIYERLRPGEPKTADSSRSLLTARFFDARRYDLAAVGRYKINKKLNIKTRLLNQIIAENLIDSETGEILVEAGTEMTRSVIESIEEQLDGDLNKFVYTPNDYAVVTEPVILQKFKVVSPVDPDRVVTIVGNANPDDKVRALTPADILAEMSYFLNLAEGLGKVDDIDHLGNRRIRAVGELLANQFRIGLARMERNVRERMSVQDNDVLTPQQIINIRPVTAAVKEFFGSSQLSQFMDQHNPLSELSHKRRLSALGPGGLTRDRAGYEVRDVHYTHYGRMCPIETPEGPNIGLINNLSSFGHLNKYGFIQTPYRKVDRVIGRVTNEIVWLTADEEDEFTVAQANSKLNPDGTFAEEIVMGRHQGNNQEFPASQVDFVDVSPKQVVAVATACIPFLENDDSNRALMGANMQRQAVPLIDPKAPYVGTGMEYQAAHDSGAAVIAQHNGKVVFSDAERVEVRREDGSLDVYHITKFRRSNSGTAYNQRTLVKIGDIVEKGDFIADGPSMEKGEMALGQNPIVAYMTWEGYNFEDAVIMSERLVKEDVYTSVHLEEFESETRDTKLGPEEITREVPNVGEEALKDLDEMGIIRIGAEVKEGDILVGKVTPKGEKDLSAEERLLHAIFGDKSREVRDTSLRVPHGGDGIVRDVKIFTRANGDELQSGVNMLVRVYIAQKRKIKVGDKMAGRHGNKGVVSRIVPVEDMPYLPDGTPVDIMLNPLGVPSRMNIGQVMELHLGMAARNLGIHIATPVFDGATSEDLWETVREAGMDSDAKTVLYDGRTGEPFDNRVSVGVMYMIKLHHMVDDKLHARSVGPYSLVTQQPLGGKAQFGGQRFGEMEVWALEAYGASNVLQEILTYKSDDVNGRLKAYEAITKGKPIPKPGVPESFRVLVKELQSLGLDMRVLDEDDNEVELRDLDEGEDDDVMHVDDLEKAREKQAQETQDIAESTEDN, encoded by the coding sequence TTGGCAGGACATGACGTTCAATACGGGAAACATCGTACCCGTCGTAGTTTTTCAAGAATCAAAGAGGTTCTTGATTTACCAAATTTGATTGAAATTCAAACTGATTCATTCCAAGATTTCTTAGATTCAGGCTTGAAGGAAGTATTTGAAGATGTGCTTCCAATCTCAAACTTTACAGACACGATGGAGCTTGAGTTTGTTGGTTACGAATTTAAGGAGCCTAAATATACCCTTGAAGAGGCTCGTATCCATGATGCAAGCTATTCTGCACCAATCTTTGTGACCTTCCGCCTGATTAATAAGGAAACTGGCGAAATCAAAACACAAGAGGTCTTTTTTGGTGATTTTCCGATTATGACTGAAATGGGAACCTTTATCATCAACGGTGGAGAGCGTATTATTGTTTCTCAGCTGGTTCGGTCTCCTGGTGTTTATTTCAATGACAAGGTTGATAAAAATGGTAAGGTTGGTTATGGCTCAACAGTTATCCCTAATCGTGGTGCTTGGCTAGAGCTAGAAACTGACTCAAAGGATATTGCTTATACTCGTATTGACCGTACGCGTAAAATCCCATTTACAACGCTAGTGCGTGCACTTGGTTTTTCTGGTGATGACGAAATTATTGATATTTTTGGTGATAGTGAGCTTGTTCGCAATACCATTGAAAAGGATATTCATAAAAACCAAAGCGATTCACGTACAGATGAGGCTCTTAAGGAAATTTATGAACGCTTAAGACCAGGTGAGCCAAAGACAGCTGATAGCTCACGCAGCCTTTTGACAGCTCGTTTCTTTGATGCTCGCCGTTATGACTTGGCAGCAGTTGGCCGTTATAAGATTAATAAAAAGCTGAACATCAAGACACGTCTTTTGAATCAAATTATTGCTGAAAATCTAATAGATAGTGAGACTGGAGAGATTCTGGTTGAGGCTGGAACAGAGATGACTCGTAGTGTGATTGAGTCAATCGAAGAGCAGCTTGATGGGGATTTGAACAAGTTTGTCTACACACCAAACGATTATGCGGTGGTGACAGAGCCTGTGATCCTACAAAAATTCAAGGTGGTTTCACCAGTTGATCCTGATCGTGTGGTGACGATCGTTGGTAATGCTAACCCAGATGATAAGGTTCGTGCCCTTACTCCGGCTGATATTTTGGCTGAGATGTCTTATTTCCTTAACCTTGCTGAAGGTCTTGGAAAGGTCGATGACATTGACCACTTAGGTAATCGTCGTATCCGTGCAGTTGGTGAATTGCTTGCTAACCAATTCCGTATTGGTCTTGCTCGTATGGAGCGCAATGTCCGCGAGCGTATGTCTGTACAGGATAACGATGTGTTGACTCCACAACAGATTATTAACATTCGTCCTGTAACGGCGGCTGTCAAAGAATTCTTTGGTTCTTCACAGCTATCACAGTTCATGGATCAGCACAACCCATTGTCTGAGTTGTCGCACAAACGTCGTTTGTCTGCCTTAGGACCTGGTGGTTTGACACGTGATCGTGCTGGCTATGAGGTGCGTGACGTGCACTACACTCACTATGGTCGTATGTGTCCGATTGAAACACCTGAAGGGCCAAATATCGGTTTGATTAATAACCTGTCTTCATTTGGACATCTGAACAAATACGGCTTTATTCAAACCCCTTACCGTAAGGTTGATCGTGTGATTGGCCGAGTGACTAATGAGATTGTTTGGCTAACTGCTGATGAAGAGGATGAGTTTACAGTGGCTCAGGCTAATTCTAAGCTCAATCCAGACGGTACCTTTGCTGAAGAGATTGTCATGGGACGTCACCAAGGTAATAACCAAGAGTTTCCTGCTAGTCAGGTTGACTTTGTTGACGTGTCTCCTAAGCAGGTAGTCGCTGTTGCGACAGCATGTATTCCTTTCCTTGAAAACGATGACTCCAACCGCGCCCTAATGGGAGCTAACATGCAGCGTCAGGCTGTGCCATTGATTGATCCAAAGGCTCCTTATGTTGGTACGGGTATGGAATATCAAGCAGCTCATGATTCAGGTGCTGCGGTAATTGCCCAGCATAATGGTAAGGTTGTCTTTTCAGATGCTGAAAGAGTAGAGGTGCGTCGTGAGGACGGTTCACTTGATGTTTACCACATCACAAAATTCCGCCGTTCAAACTCTGGTACTGCCTACAACCAACGAACCCTTGTTAAAATAGGTGATATTGTTGAAAAGGGTGACTTTATCGCTGATGGCCCTTCTATGGAAAAAGGTGAGATGGCTCTTGGTCAAAATCCAATCGTTGCTTACATGACCTGGGAAGGGTACAACTTTGAGGACGCGGTTATCATGAGTGAGCGTCTTGTGAAGGAGGACGTTTATACCTCTGTTCACTTGGAGGAGTTTGAATCAGAAACACGCGACACAAAGCTTGGACCTGAGGAAATCACACGTGAAGTGCCAAACGTTGGTGAAGAAGCCCTCAAGGACCTTGATGAAATGGGTATTATCCGTATCGGTGCAGAGGTCAAGGAAGGCGATATTCTTGTTGGTAAGGTAACTCCTAAGGGTGAAAAAGACCTTTCTGCTGAAGAACGTCTCCTGCATGCTATCTTTGGTGATAAATCACGTGAGGTTCGTGATACCTCGTTACGTGTTCCTCATGGTGGTGACGGGATTGTACGTGATGTGAAGATCTTTACACGCGCAAATGGTGATGAGCTTCAATCAGGTGTTAATATGCTGGTGCGTGTTTACATTGCTCAAAAGCGTAAAATCAAGGTCGGAGATAAAATGGCCGGGCGTCATGGTAACAAGGGTGTCGTCTCACGTATTGTACCGGTTGAGGATATGCCATATCTGCCAGACGGAACCCCTGTTGACATCATGCTGAACCCTCTTGGGGTGCCGTCTCGTATGAACATTGGACAGGTTATGGAGCTTCACCTAGGTATGGCTGCTCGTAATTTGGGTATCCATATCGCAACACCGGTCTTTGACGGAGCTACGTCTGAGGACCTTTGGGAAACTGTTCGTGAAGCAGGTATGGATAGCGATGCTAAGACTGTTCTTTATGATGGCCGTACTGGTGAGCCGTTTGATAATCGTGTGTCAGTTGGTGTCATGTATATGATTAAGCTTCACCACATGGTTGATGATAAGCTTCACGCGCGTTCTGTAGGACCATACTCACTGGTTACCCAACAGCCGCTTGGAGGTAAAGCTCAGTTTGGTGGCCAACGTTTTGGTGAGATGGAGGTATGGGCTCTTGAGGCTTATGGTGCTTCAAACGTTCTTCAGGAAATCTTGACCTATAAGTCAGACGATGTGAATGGTCGCTTGAAAGCTTATGAGGCGATTACCAAAGGTAAGCCAATTCCAAAGCCTGGTGTACCAGAATCTTTCCGCGTTCTTGTGAAAGAATTGCAATCACTTGGTCTTGATATGCGTGTCCTTGATGAAGACGATAATGAAGTTGAGCTTCGTGATCTTGATGAAGGCGAAGACGATGACGTGATGCACGTTGACGATCTTGAAAAAGCGCGTGAAAAGCAGGCTCAGGAAACTCAAGATATTGCTGAATCAACTGAAGACAACTAA
- the rpoC gene encoding DNA-directed RNA polymerase subunit beta' — translation MQITLASPSKVRSWSYGEVKKPETINYRTLKPEREGLFDEVIFGPTKDWECACGKYKRIRYKGIVCDRCGVEVTRAKVRRERMGHIELKAPVSHIWYFKGIPSRMGLTLDMSPRALEEVIYFAAYVVIDPKDTPLEPKSLLTEREYREKIQEYGHGSFIAKMGAEAIQDLLKRVDLVTEIAELKEELKTATGQKRIKAVRRLDVLDAFHKSGNKPEWMILNILPVIPPDLRPMVQLDGGRFAASDLNDLYRRVINRNNRLARLLELNAPGIIVQNEKRMLQEAVDALIDNGRRGRPITGPGSRPLKSLSHMLKGKQGRFRQNLLGKRVDFSGRSVIAVGPTLKMYQCGVPREMAIELFKPFVIREIVAREFAGNVKAAKRMVERGDERIWDILEEVIKEHPVLLNRAPTLHRLGIQAFEPVLIDGKALRLHPLVCEAYNADFDGDQMAIHVPLSEEAQAEARLLMLAAEHILNPKDGKPVVTPSQDMVLGNYYLTMEDAGREGEGMVFKDKDEAVMAYRNGYVHLHSRVGIAVDSMPSKLWKDSQRHKIMVTTVGKILFNDIMPEDLPYLQEPNNANLTEGTPDKYFLKPGQNIQEVIDSLPINVPFKKKNLGNIIAETFKRFRTTETSAFLDRLKDLGYYHSTLAGLTVGIADIPVIDNKAEIIEAAHHRVEEINKAFRRGLMTDDDRYVAVTTTWREAKEALEKRLIETQDPKNPIVMMMDSGARGNISNFSQLAGMRGLMAAPNGRIMELPILSNFREGLSVLEMFFSTHGARKGMTDTALKTADSGYLTRRLVDVAQDVIIREDDCGTDRGLLIRAITDGKEVTETLEERLQGRYTRKSVKHPETGEVLIGADQLITEDMARKIVDAGVEEVTIRSVFTCATRHGVCRHCYGINLATGDAVEVGEAVGTIAAQSIGEPGTQLTMRTFHTGGVASNTDITQGLPRIQEIFEARNPKGEAVITEVKGTVIEIEEDASTRTKKVYVQGKTGMGEYVVPFTARMKVEVGDEVNRGAALTEGSIQPKHLLEVRDTLSVETYLLAEVQKVYRSQGVEIGDKHVEVMVRQMLRKVRVMDPGDTDLLPGTLMDIADFTDANKEIVISGGIPATSRPVLMGITKASLETNSFLSAASFQETTRVLTDAAIRGKKDHLLGLKENVIIGKIIPAGTGMVRYRNIEPQAINEVEVIEEAEATEEPAIIKE, via the coding sequence ATGCAAATCACATTAGCTTCACCAAGTAAGGTCCGTTCATGGTCCTATGGTGAAGTTAAAAAACCTGAAACAATCAACTACCGTACATTAAAACCAGAACGTGAGGGTCTTTTTGACGAAGTCATTTTTGGACCAACCAAGGATTGGGAGTGTGCGTGTGGCAAATATAAACGTATTCGCTATAAGGGCATTGTCTGTGACCGTTGTGGGGTCGAGGTAACGCGTGCAAAGGTTCGTCGTGAACGCATGGGACACATTGAGCTGAAGGCACCTGTCTCACATATCTGGTATTTTAAGGGAATCCCATCTCGTATGGGCTTGACTCTTGATATGAGTCCTCGTGCTCTTGAGGAGGTAATCTATTTTGCGGCTTATGTGGTTATTGATCCAAAGGACACACCGCTTGAGCCAAAATCACTATTGACAGAGCGTGAATATCGTGAAAAAATCCAAGAATATGGACATGGCTCATTCATTGCTAAAATGGGGGCAGAGGCTATTCAAGACCTCCTAAAGCGTGTTGATTTGGTCACAGAAATTGCTGAGCTAAAGGAAGAATTAAAAACAGCAACAGGCCAAAAGCGTATCAAGGCTGTTCGTCGGTTAGATGTGCTTGATGCCTTTCATAAATCAGGCAATAAGCCAGAATGGATGATCCTGAACATCTTGCCGGTCATTCCACCAGATCTTCGTCCTATGGTGCAATTGGACGGTGGCCGCTTTGCAGCCTCAGACTTGAATGACCTTTACCGTCGTGTCATTAACCGTAATAATCGTTTAGCACGTTTGTTGGAGCTTAATGCGCCTGGTATCATTGTGCAAAATGAAAAGCGTATGCTGCAAGAGGCGGTTGATGCTTTGATTGATAATGGTCGTCGTGGTCGTCCTATTACAGGACCTGGTAGTCGTCCGCTTAAATCCTTGAGCCACATGCTTAAAGGAAAACAAGGGCGTTTTCGTCAAAACCTGCTTGGGAAGCGTGTTGACTTCTCAGGTCGTTCAGTTATTGCTGTGGGTCCAACGCTAAAAATGTACCAATGTGGTGTACCACGTGAGATGGCTATTGAGCTTTTCAAGCCATTTGTGATACGTGAGATTGTTGCCCGCGAATTTGCCGGCAACGTCAAAGCAGCTAAGCGTATGGTTGAGCGTGGCGATGAGCGTATCTGGGATATTCTAGAAGAGGTTATCAAGGAGCATCCAGTCCTGCTTAACCGCGCACCTACCCTTCACAGATTAGGGATTCAGGCCTTTGAGCCGGTGCTTATTGATGGTAAGGCTCTTCGTCTTCACCCGCTTGTGTGTGAGGCCTACAATGCCGACTTTGACGGAGACCAAATGGCTATTCACGTGCCGCTTTCAGAGGAAGCACAGGCAGAGGCTCGTTTGTTGATGCTTGCTGCTGAGCATATTCTTAACCCTAAGGACGGTAAGCCAGTTGTAACACCTTCTCAGGATATGGTGCTAGGAAACTACTACCTAACAATGGAAGATGCTGGTCGTGAAGGCGAAGGTATGGTCTTTAAGGACAAGGACGAAGCGGTAATGGCTTACCGTAATGGCTATGTTCACCTTCATAGTCGTGTTGGTATTGCTGTTGACAGTATGCCAAGCAAGCTTTGGAAGGATAGTCAAAGACACAAAATCATGGTGACAACGGTCGGTAAGATCTTGTTTAATGACATCATGCCAGAGGACCTTCCTTACCTCCAAGAGCCAAATAATGCTAACTTGACAGAGGGCACTCCAGATAAATATTTCTTGAAGCCAGGTCAGAATATTCAGGAGGTTATTGATAGCTTACCGATCAATGTGCCCTTCAAGAAGAAAAATCTTGGTAACATCATTGCGGAAACCTTCAAGCGTTTCCGTACAACAGAAACATCGGCCTTTCTTGACCGCTTGAAGGACCTTGGCTACTATCATTCAACCCTTGCGGGCTTGACGGTTGGGATCGCTGATATTCCGGTTATTGACAACAAGGCTGAGATCATCGAGGCTGCTCACCATCGTGTTGAGGAAATTAATAAGGCCTTCCGTCGAGGCTTGATGACTGATGATGATCGCTATGTTGCAGTCACAACAACATGGCGCGAGGCAAAAGAAGCCCTTGAGAAGCGTCTGATTGAAACACAGGATCCTAAGAACCCAATCGTTATGATGATGGACTCAGGAGCGCGTGGTAACATCTCTAACTTCTCGCAGCTTGCCGGTATGCGTGGCTTGATGGCTGCTCCTAATGGCCGTATTATGGAGCTTCCTATCCTGTCTAACTTCCGCGAAGGCTTGTCTGTTTTGGAAATGTTCTTCTCAACTCATGGTGCTCGTAAGGGTATGACTGATACGGCTCTTAAGACAGCTGACTCAGGCTATCTGACACGTCGTTTAGTTGATGTTGCGCAAGATGTCATCATTCGTGAGGACGATTGTGGTACAGACCGAGGCCTTCTTATTCGAGCTATCACAGATGGCAAGGAAGTCACTGAAACACTTGAGGAGCGCTTGCAGGGTCGATACACTCGTAAATCAGTCAAGCACCCTGAAACTGGTGAGGTATTGATTGGTGCTGACCAATTAATCACTGAGGACATGGCTCGCAAGATTGTTGATGCTGGTGTTGAAGAGGTTACCATTCGCTCAGTATTTACCTGTGCTACTCGTCATGGAGTGTGTCGTCACTGTTACGGTATCAACCTAGCGACAGGTGATGCGGTTGAGGTTGGTGAGGCTGTTGGTACTATCGCTGCCCAATCTATTGGTGAGCCTGGTACTCAGCTGACCATGCGTACCTTCCACACAGGAGGGGTTGCCTCTAATACCGATATCACACAGGGTCTTCCTCGTATCCAAGAAATCTTTGAAGCGCGCAACCCTAAAGGGGAAGCAGTTATCACAGAGGTTAAGGGGACTGTTATTGAGATTGAAGAGGACGCATCAACTCGTACTAAGAAGGTCTACGTTCAAGGTAAAACAGGCATGGGTGAATATGTTGTGCCATTTACAGCGCGTATGAAGGTTGAGGTTGGTGATGAGGTCAATCGTGGAGCTGCCCTTACAGAAGGGTCAATCCAGCCTAAGCACCTCCTTGAGGTTCGTGATACCTTGTCAGTTGAGACCTACTTGCTTGCTGAGGTTCAAAAGGTTTACCGCAGCCAAGGGGTAGAAATCGGAGACAAGCACGTTGAGGTTATGGTTCGTCAAATGCTTCGCAAGGTACGTGTCATGGATCCAGGTGATACAGATCTTCTGCCAGGAACCTTAATGGATATTGCAGACTTTACAGATGCCAATAAGGAGATTGTTATCTCTGGAGGTATTCCTGCGACCTCTCGTCCAGTGCTTATGGGAATCACAAAAGCCTCACTTGAGACTAACTCATTCCTATCAGCAGCTTCCTTCCAGGAAACCACTCGCGTGCTGACAGACGCTGCTATCCGAGGCAAAAAAGACCATCTATTGGGGCTTAAGGAAAATGTTATCATTGGTAAGATCATTCCAGCAGGTACTGGTATGGTTCGTTACCGTAACATTGAACCGCAAGCTATCAATGAGGTTGAGGTTATCGAAGAAGCTGAAGCTACAGAAGAGCCAGCAATTATTAAGGAATAA
- a CDS encoding exported protein, whose amino-acid sequence MRLKKLIYSSIAALAILTYGTISANADASIPEIDQTEVITILKSDGYLNIDEGTQEVTITEKYKQAVLSSIDLDRQEAIFTENSVTIRDIFSPRSFTGVNKIVFTWKGYDLYLDSTNANRLSALGWGSTALSGLIPDPIVSKVLAAALGVVSASISYANAAGRGVIVAFVGTFPRGVIHWVASQ is encoded by the coding sequence ATGAGACTAAAAAAACTTATTTATTCTAGTATCGCTGCGCTTGCAATTTTAACTTACGGTACTATTTCGGCTAATGCTGATGCCTCTATTCCAGAAATTGATCAAACTGAAGTAATAACTATTTTAAAATCTGATGGGTATTTAAATATTGATGAAGGTACTCAAGAAGTTACTATAACAGAAAAATATAAACAAGCAGTTTTATCTTCTATTGATTTAGATAGACAAGAAGCAATTTTTACTGAAAATTCTGTTACTATAAGAGATATATTTAGTCCTAGATCATTTACTGGGGTAAATAAAATTGTTTTTACTTGGAAAGGCTATGATCTTTATTTAGATAGTACCAATGCGAATAGATTATCTGCACTAGGCTGGGGATCAACTGCTTTGTCAGGTCTTATTCCAGACCCTATAGTATCTAAGGTACTTGCAGCCGCTTTAGGAGTTGTGTCTGCATCAATATCTTATGCTAATGCTGCAGGAAGAGGAGTAATTGTTGCCTTTGTAGGAACTTTTCCAAGAGGTGTGATACATTGGGTGGCTTCACAATGA
- the vanT gene encoding alanine racemase Alr, translated as MTKESQKVTDSLNTSVVSLLQYCFAIMVIVIHSGRLFQYEPLHFFLKSFLGRMAVPYFLICTAFFLRGRLREANREKQYFKQILKTYLLWSLIYLPYAYAFFESLRLPKHYLPLGLCLALSYFGMCYHLWYIPALWLGWVLVQLSLKTFGKKVTLIIVAGLYLLGSMETYSHFLSSTPFEPLLTGYMHIFQTSRNGIFYTPAYLCAGCLLYDHFSSSLFSQRYMRKAAVCLILLALESLLIYHHQGLDKNFFLLSALFTTFLFNASVRISLLSKYSLAKLKKLSYYYFFLHPMFIECSLFLLRPYQLAPATKGKLVFLMTLLATHLCSEALMLLVRSQAHAKAYLKRQ; from the coding sequence ATGACAAAAGAGAGCCAGAAAGTCACTGACAGCCTCAATACCTCTGTGGTAAGCCTGTTACAATACTGTTTTGCCATAATGGTTATTGTTATTCATAGCGGTAGGCTGTTTCAGTATGAGCCGCTGCATTTCTTTTTGAAAAGCTTTTTAGGAAGAATGGCGGTGCCTTATTTTCTCATTTGTACCGCCTTTTTTCTAAGAGGCCGCCTTAGAGAGGCGAATCGGGAAAAGCAGTACTTCAAGCAAATACTAAAAACCTATTTGCTTTGGTCTCTGATTTACCTCCCTTATGCTTATGCCTTTTTTGAGTCGCTTCGTCTGCCTAAGCATTATCTTCCCCTTGGCTTGTGTTTAGCCCTTAGTTATTTTGGGATGTGCTATCATCTGTGGTATATTCCTGCTTTATGGCTGGGGTGGGTGCTTGTTCAGCTTTCTCTGAAGACCTTTGGTAAGAAGGTAACGCTCATCATAGTGGCGGGCTTGTATTTACTAGGGAGTATGGAAACCTATTCTCATTTTTTAAGCTCGACGCCTTTTGAGCCTTTGCTGACAGGCTACATGCACATTTTTCAAACAAGTCGCAATGGTATTTTTTACACCCCTGCTTATCTTTGTGCGGGCTGCTTGCTCTATGATCACTTTTCATCGTCGCTTTTTTCTCAGAGGTATATGAGAAAGGCGGCTGTTTGCCTGATCTTATTGGCCTTGGAAAGCCTGCTTATTTACCATCATCAGGGTCTGGATAAAAATTTCTTCTTGCTTTCTGCGCTGTTTACTACCTTTTTATTCAATGCCAGTGTCCGTATCAGCCTTCTGTCTAAATATTCTTTAGCTAAATTAAAAAAGCTAAGCTATTATTATTTTTTCTTGCACCCAATGTTTATCGAATGTTCGCTATTTCTGCTAAGGCCCTACCAGCTTGCCCCGGCCACAAAAGGGAAACTGGTCTTTCTCATGACCCTGCTAGCTACTCATCTTTGCTCAGAGGCCCTTATGCTGCTGGTACGTTCTCAAGCTCATGCCAAGGCCTATCTTAAAAGGCAGTGA
- a CDS encoding DNA-binding protein: MYQVIEMYGDWEPWWFIDGWQDDIVQEKSFDSWPAALAYFEEEWQRMKKSYPSYHSQKSLLATFWREDERRWCEDCDEELQQYHSLLLLKDRDIVPKHHYQSYFEQRNDCPQASLSCKLSI, encoded by the coding sequence ATGTATCAAGTGATTGAAATGTATGGAGACTGGGAGCCTTGGTGGTTTATAGATGGTTGGCAAGACGATATTGTTCAGGAGAAATCGTTTGACAGCTGGCCTGCTGCACTGGCTTATTTTGAGGAAGAATGGCAGCGCATGAAAAAGAGCTATCCCAGCTACCACAGTCAAAAAAGCTTATTGGCTACCTTTTGGAGGGAAGATGAGCGAAGATGGTGTGAGGATTGCGATGAGGAGCTGCAGCAGTATCACTCTCTTTTATTGCTAAAGGATAGAGACATTGTGCCAAAGCATCATTATCAGTCATATTTTGAGCAAAGAAATGACTGCCCACAAGCCTCCCTTAGCTGTAAATTAAGCATCTGA